A segment of the Rhodohalobacter barkolensis genome:
AAGCAGGCCAAGCAATCCCGGCCCCACAATGGTTCCTGCCAGAATGAGCCCTACAATGGCCGGTAGCTTCAGTTTTTTTGAAGCGATAGGTGCCAATAGAATAATCAGCATCACCAGTGCAAATATGATCACCGGATCTTCAAATGGCAGCGGGTATGAAAAAATTTCTTCCATTAAAAACAGTCATTTATAATCTCAATTTAGATGGAGCAGAATACCGCTTTGATATGAAAAAAACATTAAAACGATTGTCAAAACTTTGAAACCGCATTTGTTTGTAGCTTCTATTTTGTTATTCTCTGCTCGTTTTGTTAGGTCTAAGTTCTATTTTAAACTGTAAATATGAACTTTCTGATCGGTCATAGAGTGAGTATTTAGAGAACATGTTTTTGCCAAACTTAGATTTAAAACTTTTTCCCGGTCAACTCGTATTGGAAGTCCACACCGTTTTTAAGTAATCAACAGAAATGAAATCTACCATTATGAAACGCATACTACTCGGATTCATCATTGCCATATCGTTTACAACCGTAACCGTTACGGCTCAGGAGATATCCCCTGATCACATCAAACAGGTTATTCAAAAAAGTGACGTGGAGTTTGATGTCTATTTTCTGGCATCCGATGAATTTCTTGGCCGCAATACCGGAACTCAGGAACTGAAGATTGCATCCCGGTACATCGCCACACGTTTTCAACAGTATGGAATGCAGCAAGCTCCCGGGCTGGATGGGTATTACCAGAATGTACCTTTTCGTATGAACCGTGCACCGGAATCCGTTCAGATTTCGGGCGGGGATTCTCTATTTACAATGGGACAGCATCTACTTTCCGCCGGTTCTTTCCGGGGAGATATAGAAGCGTCTACGTTAGTGATGGAATACGCTTCAGAGGAAGAGATTGCAGAGCATGATATCAGCGGGAAGATTGTAGTGGCAAAAGCCGGCCTGCCTGGAATGGACAGTCCACAGCAACTCTTTCAAATTTCTTCCCAAAAACGTGCTCAAATTGCTGAAGCCGGTGGCGCAGGTTTAATTGAACGATACGAAAATCCTCAACTCCCCTGGCAGGTTTTAACGGGATACCTGACACGAGATCAGCTTTCGCTCGATACTGAAGATGCTTCCGAAGAACCTGAAAATCAGATCCCTCACATCTGGATCCACACACAGCCGGAAGGAATGAACGCATTTCTGGACGAGCAGAACGGCGAAACGGTTTCTCTCTCTGTTGAAGGAGCTGAACCGGAACCTTTTTACAGCCGAAATGTGGTCGGGATTATTGAAGGGAGCGACCCGGAGCTGAAGGATGAATACATCCTGCTCTCGGCCCACTACGATCACACCGGCACAACCGGAGATC
Coding sequences within it:
- a CDS encoding M28 family peptidase; protein product: MKRILLGFIIAISFTTVTVTAQEISPDHIKQVIQKSDVEFDVYFLASDEFLGRNTGTQELKIASRYIATRFQQYGMQQAPGLDGYYQNVPFRMNRAPESVQISGGDSLFTMGQHLLSAGSFRGDIEASTLVMEYASEEEIAEHDISGKIVVAKAGLPGMDSPQQLFQISSQKRAQIAEAGGAGLIERYENPQLPWQVLTGYLTRDQLSLDTEDASEEPENQIPHIWIHTQPEGMNAFLDEQNGETVSLSVEGAEPEPFYSRNVVGIIEGSDPELKDEYILLSAHYDHTGTTGDPSQEDYINNGARDNAVGTAGILAAAKYLSENPPKRSVIVAAWTAEEKGLLGSGYYAENPPISLNQTVYNLNIDGAGYNDTTKVTVIGLGRTEADDDLKASAEAFGLEAIPDPVPEQNLFNRSDNVHFARAGIPSPTYSMGLTAFDDEINQYYHRPTDEPDTIDYDYVTAYIRSFVMAASLVGNSDKAPFWLAGDEYEQAGIELYNYEVENY